A genomic stretch from Coffea arabica cultivar ET-39 chromosome 10c, Coffea Arabica ET-39 HiFi, whole genome shotgun sequence includes:
- the LOC113714848 gene encoding germin-like protein subfamily 1 member 14: protein MGAPFLITLAAMALLSSLAIASDPSPLQDFCVAINDSKAAVFVNGKICKDPKVVNANDFFFQGFNIPGNTNNPVGSNVTRVLVNNLPGLNTFGISLARIDFAPYGVNTPHTHPRATEVIFAVEGTLAASFVTSNPPNNMKNRLFTKVLNPGDVFVFPQGLVHFIQNLGKTKALAFSGFSSQNPGVNTIANVVFGTEPPISLGVLTKAFQVDKKVIDALEAQFS, encoded by the exons ATGGGAGCTCCGTTCCTGATAACCCTAGCGGCAATGGCACTGCTTTCATCCCTTGCTATCGCTTCTGACCCTAGCCCTCTGCAGGATTTTTGTGTTGCAATCAATGATTCCAAAGCTGCTG TGTTTGTGAACGGAAAGATATGTAAGGATCCAAAGGTTGTGAATGCCAACGATTTCTTCTTCCAGGGATTCAACATACCTGGAAATACAAACAATCCAGTGGGTTCTAATGTCACTCGTGTGCTTGTCAACAATCTGCCAGGGCTCAACACTTTCGGAATTTCCCTAGCTCGAATCGACTTCGCTCCTTATGGTGTAAACACACCCCATACTCATCCGCGTGCAACCGAGGTCATATTTGCGGTAGAGGGCACTCTGGCTGCTAGTTTCGTCACTTCAAATCCACCAAATAACATGAAAAATCGCCTTTTTACCAAAGTCTTGAATCCAGGAGACGTTTTTGTGTTCCCACAAGGTCTGGTTCACTTCATACAAAATCTTGGGAAGACGAAGGCTCTTGCATTTTCCGGTTTTAGCAGCCAAAATCCAGGGGTCAATACTATTGCAAATGTAGTCTTTGGAACAGAGCCCCccatttctctaggtgttcttACTAAGGCATTCCAAGTTGACAAGAAAGTAATTGACGCTCTTGAGGCACAGTTTTCTTGA